From the genome of Gracilinanus agilis isolate LMUSP501 chromosome 2, AgileGrace, whole genome shotgun sequence, one region includes:
- the IRX5 gene encoding iroquois-class homeodomain protein IRX-5 — translation MSYPQGYLYQPSASLALYSCPAYSTSVISGPRTDELGRSSSGSAFSPYAGSTAFTAPSPGYNSHLQYGTDPAAAAAAAFTSYVSSPYDHTPGMAGSLGYHPYAAPLGSYPYGDPAYRKNATRDATATLKAWLNEHRKNPYPTKGEKIMLAIITKMTLTQVSTWFANARRRLKKENKMTWTPRNRSEDEEEEENIDLEKNDEDEPQKPEDKGEAEAPETGGEQKAAPICERLQGPHTPASKEAEGNLSDSDFKESHEGRLDALPGGPRAGGPSPTSQVARLGEEPSPHYHPPGAPAPHPAGELPSGPSGPSVIHSPPQAVLAKPKLWSLAEIATSSDKSKEGGGGGGEGPPPGQGPTAGQNLPGSRSSPSPARSPSAQCPFPGGAVLSRPLYYTAPFYPGYTNYGSFGHLHGHPGPGPSPAPGPGPHFNGLNQTVLNRADALAKETKMLRSQSQLDLCKDSPFELKKGMSDI, via the exons ATGTCCTACCCTCAGGGCTACTTGTACCAGCCGTCTGCCTCCCTGGCGCTCTATTCCTGCCCGGCTTACAGCACCAGCGTCATCTCGGGACCCCGTACCGATGAACTTGGCCGATCTTCCTCGGGCTCCGCTTTTTCTCCTTACGCTGGATCTACCGCCTTTACTGCTCCTTCCCCGGGTTACAACTCTCACCTCCAGTACGGCACGGACCCAGCTGCCGCAGCAGCCGCCGCCTTCACTTCGTACGTG AGCTCACCCTATGACCACACCCCGGGAATGGCGGGGTCCCTAGGATACCATCCCTACGCTGCACCTTTAGGGTCCTATCCCTATGGGGATCCAGCCTACCGGAAAAACGCCACCCGGGACGCCACGGCAACGCTCAAGGCCTGGCTGAATGAGCACCGCAAGAACCCATACCCCACCAAGGGCGAGAAGATCATGTTGGCCATCATTACCAAGATGACCCTCACTCAGGTCTCCACTTGGTTCGCCAACGCACGAAGGCGCCTCAAGAAGGAGAACAAGATGACTTGGACCCCACGGAACCGGAGcgaggatgaggaagaagaagaaaacatcgACTTGGAGAAAAACGACGAGGATGAACCACAAAAGCCGGAAGATAAGGGAGAGGCGGAGGCCCCAGAAACAG GGGGAGAGCAGAAGGCAGCTCCTATTTGCGAAAGGCTGCAGGGGCCCCATACCCCCGCAAGCAAAGAAGCCGAAGGCAATCTGAGCGACTCGGATTTTAAAGAGTCCCACGAGGGCCGGCTGGACGCTCTCCCAGGGGGTCCCAGGGCTGGTGGCCCTTCTCCCACTAGCCAGGTTGCAAGGCTGGGCGAGGAGCCTTCACCACACTATCATCCCCCAGGAGCTCCAGCCCCACACCCAGCCGGAGAGTTGCCCTCCGGCCCCAGCGGGCCCTCGGTTATTCACTCTCCGCCGCAGGCGGTACTAGCCAAGCCCAAACTGTGGTCATTAGCTGAGATCGCCACCTCTTCGGACAAGTCCAAGGAAGGCGGCGGCGGAGGTGGTGAGGGCCCTCCCCCAGGGCAAGGGCCCACTGCCGGGCAAAACCTGCCTGGCAGCCGCTCGTCTCCCTCCCCGGCGCGCTCGCCCTCCGCTCAGTGCCCATTCCCGGGCGGTGCAGTTCTGTCCCGGCCTCTCTACTACACTGCCCCTTTCTATCCCGGCTACACGAACTATGGCTCCTTTGGCCACCTGCACGGCCACCCTGGGCCGGGGCCGAGTCCTGCCCCAGGCCCCGGCCCTCATTTCAATGGATTAAACCAGACCGTGTTGAACCGAGCGGACGCTTTGGCTAAAGAAACGAAAATGCTCAGAAGCCAATCACAGCTAGACCTGTGCAAAGACTCTCCCTTTGAACTGAAGAAAGGTATGTCCGACATTTAA